A genomic segment from Chloroflexota bacterium encodes:
- a CDS encoding FAD-dependent oxidoreductase, whose translation MSRKQTYELQCDVLVVGAGFAGLAAAIESMNSGAKVIVLGRRNPLASNSALGGGTFAFVDTPLQRQKGIQDSAELLAKDILEANRHTIPEDIVIAAARQGSQLYDWLVEIGAEFYEVMHYPGHSVPRVHLERGLDGANTVRLLLKRVMREGADVRLGMMAEHLILSEKNEVEGVQASDGVERGIIKAKRATILAAGGFGKNKGMMAKYLPKYAEMPCVSGAGSTGDGIRMGMEIGAEVLNMDAAELYSLGSVKRGLRILGISEAMAKGAILVNKNGQRFTDESKGYALTAPPVMQQPDAIALLILDERILTSVVKLHGNIDKYLEMGLFYYGERAFELANKTGVDFDNLQTAVNRYFPSGKLYGTWVRTIVIQSMGGLKVNSRAQVMHRRGHPIPRLYAAGDSTPSLGGAATSGNPCPGYLTGTGYLWALASGRIAGQNAAEVTKQ comes from the coding sequence GTGAGCCGTAAACAAACTTATGAACTTCAATGTGATGTGCTTGTCGTAGGCGCCGGTTTTGCCGGACTGGCAGCGGCTATCGAATCGATGAATTCCGGAGCAAAAGTGATTGTCCTGGGTCGCCGCAATCCTCTTGCCAGTAACTCGGCTCTCGGGGGCGGCACTTTCGCTTTTGTGGATACCCCCTTGCAAAGACAAAAGGGGATTCAGGACTCAGCAGAACTATTAGCCAAAGATATTCTCGAGGCTAACCGCCATACTATCCCTGAAGATATTGTTATCGCGGCAGCCCGGCAAGGCAGCCAGCTGTACGATTGGTTGGTAGAAATCGGTGCCGAGTTCTATGAAGTAATGCACTATCCGGGGCACAGCGTCCCTCGAGTACATTTAGAGAGAGGCTTGGATGGAGCTAATACCGTCAGATTACTTCTCAAAAGGGTTATGAGGGAAGGCGCCGATGTTAGACTTGGTATGATGGCAGAGCATCTAATCTTAAGCGAAAAAAATGAAGTAGAAGGCGTGCAGGCTTCTGACGGAGTGGAAAGGGGGATAATAAAAGCCAAGCGAGCTACGATTCTGGCGGCGGGGGGATTCGGGAAAAATAAGGGTATGATGGCCAAGTACCTGCCCAAATATGCTGAAATGCCGTGTGTCTCCGGTGCCGGAAGCACAGGCGATGGCATACGAATGGGAATGGAGATTGGAGCTGAGGTTCTTAATATGGATGCTGCAGAATTGTACTCGTTGGGTTCTGTCAAAAGGGGACTCCGAATACTGGGAATATCAGAAGCGATGGCAAAGGGAGCCATCCTGGTTAATAAGAATGGGCAGAGATTTACTGATGAGAGTAAAGGCTATGCACTGACCGCACCGCCTGTGATGCAGCAACCGGATGCGATAGCGCTCTTAATCCTGGATGAAAGAATTCTGACAAGCGTGGTGAAGTTACACGGGAATATCGATAAATATTTAGAAATGGGGCTGTTTTATTATGGTGAAAGGGCATTTGAACTTGCTAATAAGACCGGCGTTGACTTCGATAATCTCCAAACAGCGGTTAACAGATATTTTCCCTCCGGGAAGCTATATGGCACATGGGTCCGGACAATAGTAATACAGTCCATGGGTGGGCTTAAAGTCAATTCCAGAGCTCAGGTAATGCACCGCCGGGGGCATCCTATACCCCGTCTTTATGCCGCCGGTGATAGTACACCGAGCCTGGGCGGCGCGGCAACTTCAGGCAATCCGTGCCCCGGTTACCTTACCGGCACCGGCTATCTCTGGGCTCTCGCTTCAGGTCGGATAGCAGGCCAAAATGCAGCCGAAGTTACCAAACAATAG